The Setaria viridis chromosome 6, Setaria_viridis_v4.0, whole genome shotgun sequence genome includes the window GGGGAATGCAGTACTGTATAACATCAGAAGAGTTAACGgcttggaatttttttttaggGTAACGGCTTGGCATTTATGCAGAAGAAAATCGTTGACCTAAAAATCATGCCATAACACTGTACTTGGACGGCCCATCGCGAGGCCAGTAAACACTGGCAGGCCCTAACTCGCATCCCCCTCCCGCTTCTCTGGGCCGCACGCCCGGCATGGCAGCACCGTCTCCAAAGCCCACAGAGTGTCCTGCCCGTTTCCACCTCGGGCCGGCCCACCCGTGTCCTTTCCCCTCCCGCAAGCGAAAGCCCCCGAACAAATCCCCGCACACCCCCGCAGCCGACGATGTCCACCGCCGCGGACTCCGACGCCGACTACCACAGCTCCGACGGATCCGTCATGCCCGACGTCCTCGCCAAGGGCCGGGAGGCCTGCTACAAGGTATAGCCCTCAACCCCGTCcccgcgcccctccctcccctgaaccctctccttcctcgccgGCTTTCCGCTGCTGACGGGAGGCGCGCCCTCCTCCGCAGGCACGGGACGCCTTCTACGCGTGCGTGGAGAAGCACGCGGACAAGAAGCCCACCGAGATCGCCACCATGGGGCTCCTCTACCCCGCCGACTGCAAGAAGTCCCGCGCCAACTTCGTCAGCAACTGCCGCCC containing:
- the LOC117860567 gene encoding uncharacterized protein; this encodes MSTAADSDADYHSSDGSVMPDVLAKGREACYKARDAFYACVEKHADKKPTEIATMGLLYPADCKKSRANFVSNCRPTWVKHFDRQYCAKKRVQRLLDGDEDRRGPISLPQPYTFKQ